A window of Glycine soja cultivar W05 chromosome 13, ASM419377v2, whole genome shotgun sequence genomic DNA:
gataaaagaaaaaaaaattcaaaaacaattcTTCGATACGTTCtgtaatttaacttatttttttctttcaacaaatgaaattcaaatattttcttttggattCTTATTGTAAACTTCTCTTGTTGTGTCAATTATTCTTTGATCCTTGAGAATGATATATAACACTCAACTTGATACACTcaccaaatataattaaaattctacaatacataaatatatatatactgcagttttttttatcaaaagaatTGCGTAACTCTAAGTTCTCTATTAAATCTAAACAtattttcataactttttttttcagattcaaaataataaaatttgtttgtgttccataaataaataaacaaaatattcaaaattttttcattgttttctttattgagaattaaaatatttttaaagttaatgTAATTTTGCACCTTTAATTAGATATAATCATTTTAGAACCAACGTTGCAGggtgttaatatattttgtacatgtatttttgttttgaaactaTTTTCCTTTAAAAGGAACTTTCCAATACTTTTCCAAAATAAACCTCAGGAATGAATATTCCACATTTTTTATCCatcaagtttttttattagtcGTTGGTCACAATTCTTGTTACGACAAATAGAGAGTAATTAGATTAATTATGcatgattgttttaatttaactaatatgTAATTTCAAGTTCACACTCAAGTGTAGTTGAAGTGACTAGTAATATAAGCTGGTAAAACATATGACAgaagtttaattttgattatgtgAAAAGGGTTAGCATTTatgaaaatatcttatttttaataatttcaagtTCAAGTAATGTGTAAAAAAACTGAACCAACTCAGTTACAACTcatagtgtaaaaaaataaaaataaagatcgAGTTTTAACTCcacgaataaaaaaatgttttataataaaGGACTCTTGATGATTTCTCTGccccaaaaataattaatctctcCAACTATAGATTAAGGAATATCCCTCCacacaattaaaaaatgaaatggtaTCAGAACGGCATTCTTCATGCAGTCCATTTCTCATGAAAAGTTacaagttctaggtatggaaaGGTAAGGTGCCAACCCATTGAAGCATTTTCTTTGGCATTGCATAGTCACCAAAGCGAACTGCTTGCTCGTTATGGCAACATCTGTCCCATTAGAACTGACTGGATGCACGGTAGCCGAAAGGTTACATAAtgctcactcactcactcatatatttgtttttattatatccatcttttaatttttatctaatattcACTTTTCTCGTTTATACTACCTTTCTTTTTGACGTACCATGCACTGAAGGGCTAGATACAAGACATAACTTATAACCCCTTTTATCAAACTCAAAACAACCACTATTTGCTCCCTCAAACCGCAACAACTATTCATAAGTGTACACAATCCAAATATTCAATGCTAGCCGTAACCAACAACTCACTATCAATTGACACGGTGCAAAGTTAACTAAAagtacaaaatttataaatgtaatagtactaatatatattttttgactgGAGTATAGTGCTAATATATTCTCaccatgtttttttaataaaggctATTTATTGATTCGTTCATTATTGTTCTAGAGAGAATGATTGACATATTACTACTACTTATACAGAACAACTATATTCTCGTTTAATAGGTGGATTCTAACCATGCTTTGTGTATGCAACCGTATAAATATGAATAAGAAAAACTTTGTTCTCAAaaaattgtacattttttttcggACAACACATGATAATTCTACTTGATTCAAGTAAGATTATTCTgagtgaataatatatatagtttattttttcttataaaccataaatattttttattgaaaataaattatcatatttgAGTAGAATATGACTACAATagacaaaattatttatgagtATTTAGTGTAATTGTATAATAATTAAGTTGAAACAATCTCATCAATCGATCAACACACTAGTTTAAATATTCGACACAATTACATTCCCAATTGCGGGTATACATATCATATGATGAACACCTAAATATGCTCACTCTTCATGTGGGGACCATTGGATCGATGTCCTTCCTCATAGAGCAGACAGGTCTATGGAGATCCATTATTGAGTATCTCTATGGCAATGGCAAATAATGCATTACAGAGAACCATATGCCTTGTAGCTTGCTAGCTAACTTAATTATTAAAGCACACAACGGTACTTGACTAATAAATAAACCAGAACAAAAGTTCTTGAGGTCGCATGAGTGTATTATATGATGGGAAATGTGAAGGGTTTAGAAAAATACCCACAAGATGTGTTTTGATAATTTAGCTTATGAATATACAAATGTAGTTTTTTGGGTTACAAATCATAATGTGAAATGTATTTTAATTGGCAATAATACCATGAAAGgtccttttcttttctccttttttttttttatttctcaggTGTGGTCTATTGGGAGCAAAAAGGTCACAACTAAAAGGCACTCAGATATTCTGAATTGCCTCGATTATCACCCATAATAGGGAAAAAGCATGTAACGAAGTACTAATATTTGCATATATTTTCTCTCACAGAAATGATTGAAATATTCATGAGTGCAAACTGCAAAGCTGTTTGATTTTGGTATAATAACATAGTTACAAAGGGGTTCGGTTAAATGTGTTAAGGAATGCCCATTTTCTACCAATAATAGGAGCTTCTAAGCTTtggcatattttaatttaacgcACCAATGATGAAACTGAATCTAGTGGCAACGTTTCTTTACACGTATGAAAATGAATGGCAAGGTTCCAAGGCTTGGAAACATGTTTGGTGTCCCCATCATGACTCGTGTCTTCTTCAAATCAAGCACTTTGAGTGGATTCCAACTCCTCCTCAACCATTTATAAGATTCACCAATTAGTGGATTTCCCTTTCACGCACCTAACCTCTTTGAAAACAAAGACATTAAACTAGAAATCAGATCTATCACacattgtttaaaatattagtaCTATTTTCAGATACCACTCTAATGATATTTGATCGAGGTTGGTTCTGTCAAATCAAATCAGGGTGCCCAATTAATGGCTAACATAACATTTCTTTAGCAATTATACTTCTCGGTTTAGGCCAATTAAACAAGGATGGGGCTATCAATAGTTAAATTTTAGGGTATGTTAGGAATTAATTAGGATCACCAAGATCAATCAAAGTGCttcttttaattagttttttttatcccaGATCTTACTCCGTTTATCTTTATCTGAAGAAGTCTTAAAATATATAGTGAGGATCATAATAATATACATGTCTATCTGAGTCAGATTTAGAGTTTGTAGCATCTTATTAAGACTTATTAAAATTACGTAATTTAACCATTGTGCTTGTGTCTTTTTCCAACTTTGTCTGACAAAAGGGTGAATATAGATGCCCTGTATACAAGTTGGGAGGTACAGGACCAAGCAGGTTTATGTACTGTGAGACTGAGACTGAGACTATAATTGTCACATATCTTCTTCAAAATTAATGGCTTACCCTTTGTTTGGTAATGGCGTGACCAACTCACATTTCACGCTTAGAACCTTGACCTTAAGGGAATAGGGTGGTTGGCAATAATGGAAGTGATTGTCAGGGCTTAGTGTGATTCAATGGTGGGACTTGAGTTTTTTAGCATAGGGTTACTTCTTTGAGAATATTAGGTGTAACTTGTTTAGTAATGCAAAATGTGCACAAATGGAGTAAGGAAAATGTGGCCAAATAGAAACATGAATAATTGCTAACCAAAGGTGGCCATCATCACGGTTTTCTGGCCAGCTTGTTATAGTATCTATGCTCCCACGTCCCAcctatgatttgaattttttttataccttttgaacAATTATTACAATTGGTCATTAAGAAGTAATGCAAAGCATGATCCACATCGCTTTCTGTGTATACACAACAACGTGGATTTTTAGTCACAGTTGAATTTTGAGGCTATTCCTAATCCTTGATATTTCCTACACATGACTCGTGAGTCATGATGATAAGGATATATATGCTTGCATGCGAAACCAACCTTACTATTGTTGTAACTATTATATACTATAGTATATTGTTcacataaatttatatattattaaaaatactacAAACTCAAAAAATACACAATGAATAGAATTAAGATTTTCCAACTCAATTAGCCACCCACATTTGTGTCAGTGTGGCATGTCTTCCCAAAAGGACAAATCTTCCCAATTATTAACATTTCTTTTCAGGATAAATCCAAATGTCAATACATTTTCAACACGCGTGTACTTCTCAACCAGTGAACTTCTATTTCACCTGCATGACAAGGGGTATCTTGACAACTGTATTGTTATATACAGCTGTCGCTACTCTTGTGTGAAAGATTTATCTGGCTCAGATTGTGGAAATGAGGGTTGAGACACCAagttcaagattaatttcacaTGGTTTTcgtttctttaaataatttttctctagtGTTCACCTTCACTTAATTGGCTGCGGGACTAATAAATCTTTAGTTCTttagtataatatttaaagGAACCCGAGAACACTACTATCTATAAGTTTCTAgagttataaatatttatgcCATATCATATGTTGTATTGTTGTTGGTCACGAACCCTTATCAACGATCTTAAATCTATTCCAAGATCGAGATCagaatataaaatttgacaaaataatcACTATAACCGTAATGTTGATCACATATATGTATAATGGGtctacattttattttgtttggttaACTAGAACAAgcattcaaatatataatttaaatccaAAATTTATTATTCCTTTGTTGAGGGACGTATTCAAAGTAGCAATATCAGTGCATTGCTTAAACAAATAATCAAAAGAGTTCGATCATGTTTgctttaattaatataagaagTTATTGTTTTTAGATTTCTCTCATGAAAGGGATAgtaattattctttaaaataaataagatacgCGCGTGaacttcttttatcttcacTATTGTTTTTTTACAAAGTAACTTTACCGTACAGCATTTCATATActcatttcttatttatatttctaaagttgtaaattatttatataatttatctattcAATTTCATGTAGTGTActacttttacatatttattgcCTCCATCCATCCTCTCAATTTTATTCacgtaacatcttcaaacaacaaattaggttagagttttaatttaattgatgtaACATTCATAATTTGCCTTCATAGTCAAAgggaatcattttttttctttcaagaaacgCCGTTTGCGGTGAAAACAGGTAATGCGAACAGGTTATAAATTGAatcattttgcattttttttttaattttggtacaaAGTCGTTTTGCACTTGTTGTGATGGTCTAAATCACCTTTTGAAGTTGAAGTTGTTGgtgattttcattttcaataccACATTGTCCACACGTACGACAAGTACAATTCAGAGCAAGAAGGTTGACGCGCCACTCGCAATTGCGGCATAAAACATCAATTCTTTCACTATCCGCATGCGCATGCAAACGTGTGATGGAATAGATTacattagaaaaagaaaatagagagaGAACCTAGCTAGCTATTTCAACTTTGTTCCTCCCTAAAACTTTAAATTATGGAACACACTATTTCCTATTTCGAACAAGAAAAGGGATATAATTGGAACCACCCCTTGACCAAATTATGGGCTGGTGTCAATTTCCCTGAATTCATCTAAGAATCTACAACTTGTGGTATTGGGAACTCGTTCTTTTCCACTCCACCAAATGCCTCAAAAACTGCCCAACctgtgaacaaaaaaaaatgatttagttCATATACACCTCAGATTCATCGTTAACATATGAAAAAGATGTACTTAATAATGCTTGATTTTAATAACGTTAGACATTTAAAAGATTGATCttacctctgttggatcttgCAAAGTGTAGGAAGCATCAGTTTCTTTTGGAATTTTAGAAACTAGAATCCCAACCCCATGACCCCTCCTCCGTAAAACCTGATTATATCATATCCAATAAATCAATAAGTtagaacaataataataacaccagcaaattaatagtaatataCGTGGAATAtactaacataataataataacattaacaAGCTAGCAATCGTGGTGGTCGGCATTTGTTAATTACCTTAAAAGCATCTTCATCAGTTCGATCATCCCCAATATAGATTGGAAATACATTATCAGAATTAGCATAtcctgaaaattaaaaaaaataaaagataaaagttaggacatatatcatatatgtagCTCATGAGACACGTACCATTACCAACACCaccttaatttatttcttttataaaaaaaaaaaaagaaggctaTTTATATATGCATGAACACTTACCCAGTGACTCTAGCAAGAATTCAAGAGCCTTGCCCTTGTCCCATTTTATGGTTGGTCGAATCTCAAGCACTTTTCTCCCTTGAGTTAGCTTAAGTTTTGGGTACTCGTTGAGCACGAAGCTCACTTGTTCAGCCAATGACACCCAACTCTATAAGTAAAACACaagtaaaataacaaaaataattagatataataaaacaatattagtcgtcaattaattaattaacgtgTCTCGTGCGTGTGCAAGTGGTGTGGGAGCtatattaaattaactattttgttGAATGTTGGTACCTTTTCGTCAACACAGCGAAAGTGCACGGACAAGCAAAACTTGTTATTTTCTACCTTAGCCCCAGGGACAGACTTTGTTTTTTCCACCAAGATGTTGTACACCTGACCCCATAATAGAACAATGATAACGAGGCACAGTTAAAATCGTGCGTAAATATATGTGTTGAGAAAAATGATGAGCACGGAGAAGAATTAATTAACGAACCTCATTGATCATGGGCAAGAATTCACTAGCGGGTTGGAAGAGCACTTGTTCATTTTcctgaaagaaaagaaaacaaaacaaaaataaataggaaTCTATGATTAGGAAGGAAGCACACCATGATAAGAAATCTTGGTTTCATTAATTTGGCTATGGAAAACTTTTTCTTACCTTCTTAGTACTTCGCTTATTTGTTGGTCCCTTGATGTCCATTCCATGGCTCCCAGCATAGTACAGTTCTGCCAATCTTACAAAGTTATACacctgcaattttttttttgaaaaaacaaattagTTCTGACAAAAACATTATGTTTTTTcagttttgatttaaaaaataataataaaaaatgtaccTTGTCCAGGCACCTTCCACTCACGATGGCAGTGGGGAAATGCCTTGCTAAGTCCTTCAATGTGGTCCTCATCTGATTTATTATCAATGGAAATTACAAAAGGGAAAAATCAATTCCATTTCACTtattattcttatatatatcaattgaaaaattggagtgaaaaaaaaaacaaacaaagagAGAATAAAAGGTGAACCTTTTTACTCATGTATGCTTTATCTGGATCTGCAACAATTGGGGAGAGAGTTCCATCATAGTCAAGAAAAGTCACAATCTGCTTTCCTTTGGACTCACATACAATCTGATCAAACATGCTCAGTGCCGAAGGGTGGTAAAGCTGCAACACAACACCGAACAGAGGTCAAGTCACACATAACAACAACCCCAAAAGATAAAAGGGTTTCAATCACTACACCTGGGTTGTTGTAATAAAACAAGACTTTGGTGCAATCTTATAACattgatttaatgataaaaaaataaagaaaaaactcataaactaattttttctactaaaataattaataattaatatttacttaataaaaaaaaaaaagaatttagtgCTTACTGTCCAAGGACTTGTTGGGTCTTGGTTTTGTGTGGATTTGACTCGTGTGGGAGAAGAGGCTCTCATTGAATCAATCCATGTGTTAATAACTTTGGTCCCTCCTTTATTAACACTTCCATCTTCCAAAGTTTTCATTAAGAGCTTCTTCTGGGGTAGGCCCAAAACCCCACCAAGCAAGGCCATTATTCCAGGCACCGTAGCTCTAGGTAGAGCACTTGTGTTTGAAATCGACATTGCCAACTCCACAAGGGTGTTATTCACATTACGGTTCGTCATTCTACACCAAGTTTAGTAATAGTAACAATagttataacaataataataataataactcttgtgagaaagaaaagagaatgaGAAATGAGAAGAAGGGTCACGGGGTTATACACAGAGAAGGCAGAGAAGAGAACAGAGAGGGATGGTTATGGGTGTATTTGGATGGATGCTTCCTTTGCTCAACGTGGAATTTATAGGGGAGAAAAAAGGgtttgaataaagaaaaaaaaaaggaaataaaaaatggacTCGTTTTCTACTCGTTGGTGGGTTCAAGTCATGTATAAGAAgcgagggtgtgtgtgtgtggtcaATTTATAAACTTCGGTTACACGGGCATAAACCGACGAAATTATCACCTCTTTTCGGCAACTATACTAAATAAGAAAGTAGGAGGGACCACATAGTAATCGCTCAGAAACCTCCTTttccaaggttttttttttttttcttcttcttttctttgagGAGTAGGAGTTTTCACAATAATGAGGAACTTTTACTGATAATTTTGTTTCATAACCATTTTGCCACTAACTTGCTTTATCATATTCTATTAAGTTTAATAGCACCTTGCTTTtaggattattatttttttgaataaaagtaaagaatggTTTTAAGGATATATTACTCTGTGACCAACACTATTGAGTAATAGAAGAGTTAGTTTATGGTTACTTTACCATgatatagtaatttttttaataaaaaaatagtaaattaagaTTCAAATATTTGTTAAGAAAAGTGtctgtttctttcttcttatttcttctAGGGGTTTTTTAAGTGCTAtcaaaactaaatatatttttctcaaattacTATCAAACACTAAATATGTAGTTAACCCCCTCTCTTATTAGAAATTCAAAGATTGAATCTCTAACATTTAATATTTCTGAGGTGCTTCAAATACAACTTGcttttgaaaaatatgtttgtgaaaaataaaatagaaaattaatctCTTTATGCATTAATCAgcgagttttctttaaaataaataaccacTGACTCAGAGTATCAACCGAAGGAGGAAAATAATCCCATGTAAATGGATAATACAAGATTTTATTCAGATTCTTTTAGATATTGGAGCAAAGCACTATTTTCCATTTTATGGTTATTTTACAACTTGTTATtcttaaatgttatttaaaggGAAGAGTTCATTATAAGAAAACATCAAAgaacctcttttttttaatttttaattctccATTACCTAAAGGAACAATGCCATAATTACCATGCTTAACACATATTTTAGGCATGCATTTGTTGCCTCATTTTTATTTCCCTTCCTCCCTTCTCTCCCAAAATGACCTTTTCTAACTCTCTCACGAAAGGTGTTcaaacttccaaaatgttcaatTGTAACCACTTATTCttttcccattttttttaatattttgggtgaCAGAATCAACAGTTTCAAATTTTCTTCGGTACCTTTTTATGTTGTAACATTTATAATTCAGAACGTAGGTACTAAGAAACAGAATCATAGCATAGGTTATGCACTCGCCCCTTGTATAGTTTCACTGAAAAACAAGCTGCTCCAACCTAACTTGATTACACTAGCTATACAGTAAACTTTAAAACCAGCGGCACAAAATAATTgcttttctccctctttctttgttttctttcactCATCCCTCTTCCCTCTTCCATCATAATTTTTCATGCACgttgtataatttttatacgTTAAATCAAAATTTAGTATAGTTGGCTAATGCTCTTTATACAATTACATTTCATTTGTCAATCCAAAATTTAGTAGTTAGTTGCTTTACAATAACTTTAAGACGCGTGCGTAATAATTTCTCCTATATTAGGCGCCAAGAAGTACATATTTAATGGGAAAAAGCTATTCCCTGGAGCTTTAATTATGTGCGATTAAAAGTGTAAGAAACAAAAGATTTATCTTGTGCGTGACTAATAATGACATGTAGGAGGATTGAGAATAATTGTAAGACATGAAAAGGAACTGTGGTGTGTGAGTTTGATTTTCTACAATGTATTTCACCCCTTTTCGGTTTTTACACTTCATCGATCTCTAATTCTTCACTGTACGGCCTATCTTAATTAGGCAAAAGACAAAACCCTAAATAGTTTCCTTAAAGTACTTATAGtacatttataaatatatctCAGTAATGAAACATAGGTTTTGGGTTAAATGCACTTATGTGTAAATTAAAccttgattaattttataaattgcaaacttcctttctttatttaagttaaactttattgaaaataattatctaaaaataattatacgaGACTAATAAATTAGGGaggtaaagtgtatatatgATATCGACCTACGGGACATagttaattatttgataagtttAATATGTTTAGGTAGATTTGAAACTTGACATATAGTAGTACATTTCTTCCTCTTTGAGAAATTATTGTATTTGTACAGCAAATTTTTAATCTTATCGTAAATGACtgaaattagaatatataaaatatacaacttgtaaataattatctaattttaatcaacttgtaattttaagcatttaaaatttaattttagtatgtTGGCTGtatttagacttttttttttcttttcttttagaaGGACAATACATGTGTAAACTTCAAGAAACTTCTTCACATTGAAAATCAAAGAATAGTAATGTTGCATTCCCGTTATTTTATTGTACAGTTCTTATTAAAATACATTCACTACTTTCTCTTTATCTCGCTCCTTTTCACCTTACTTTCTTTCtcattaatttgttttccaTCCTATTTTCTGTCGATGTCTCACTTCATTTCATATATATCATTTATCATGTTTATTActttatctctttctctcttttctttccatTCTAATATACCTAAAATGGAGGATAcaattacatttttcttttattatattgtatCCAAAATGGACTATACGTTTACATTTTTCCTTTATTAATTGTATCTAGACCACTCTTTTGTGTtgtaaagtaaaagaaaaatacttgtCAGCACACTCTTTTTAATGCCCAAACAAAATAGTATATAAAGTacgaatttttttttgcaagaaatAATACAGAGTCTAGTCGCTACATTACATGCTTTCATTGTTCATATTAATTGATATAATAATAGTAGGCACACAGATATATTGAATtaagttctattttttttatctgaaatATACTATGTTTTAAAACCATTTTGGTTTAATTGAAGTGATTAAATCACTtgaaaagaaacattttttttcctaatctcTATTTTTTGTTAATCCAAGACTCGAATTAAAAAAGCgttgttaaaaataaagttcCTTATTACATGACAATGATAAGTCTCTTTCATCCCATTTACATGTCACAACCTTCTATTTACTTTGTCTTAACTTGACCATCTTAGACATATTTTttgattgataattttttaagtgttaCATATTAAGTATTCTACGTGCATTTAcaagttttacattttttttggtaaaaaatgtcacattaaaataaaatccaaaaatatactattattaGGAAGAATGAATTTatgtatttatcaaattttaaactcgccctaaatttatttctaaacctATAATTAACCTATAATTAACTAATGCCTCTTtctagaagataaaataaataacagctagtcattttcttttcttgatctGAATTAGCAATTAATCTTTTAGAATTATTAtgcaattctttctttttttggtacattgaataatgatttaattaatttgtccgTTCAAATTCATATAATATTCGAAATCTGGACCTAACCTTCCTAACTGTGACTCTTTGTCAAAAGCATTGTATCTCATTAATAAAAGTATATGGAATAAGCCAACCGACCCAAAGTCCTTTTGCATTTGCTATAATTCTTTGGGAATTTGAACATCCAACCATTTTTCCTTAATTAATCTCATAAATCTCTTATCATGTCTCTGTTGCTTAATCGGGTCCTTGAGAATTTTCTCCTAATTAACTCtggtcaaattttaattatcacaCACTTACACTAAAATTTCATCTAATCATCCTTATTTTCCCCTTTCgttgaaaaattaaatggtTTCTAtatcaatttatacaaaattagaagaaaaaaatatagttctATATACTTATTTTGTCTTGTTCTTTTCATATCTACAAACTCATGATCCATGTTCAGTCAAAACTCAAAACTGGTGGCCTTGGAGATGCTTTCAAGCAACCACAATGTGAACAGAAACTATATGAATTTGAAACATTGGGTGTTATTCTTGTTTGTTTTATGATGataacaattttcttttataaaaactaaacaagGTAATGTCAAAAGGAgttaatatatgttaaaaaagcTATGCATATCCTTAGATTCTTGAACAATATAATACTATTTTTGTT
This region includes:
- the LOC114381203 gene encoding probable trehalose-phosphate phosphatase H, translated to MTNRNVNNTLVELAMSISNTSALPRATVPGIMALLGGVLGLPQKKLLMKTLEDGSVNKGGTKVINTWIDSMRASSPTRVKSTQNQDPTSPWTLYHPSALSMFDQIVCESKGKQIVTFLDYDGTLSPIVADPDKAYMSKKMRTTLKDLARHFPTAIVSGRCLDKVYNFVRLAELYYAGSHGMDIKGPTNKRSTKKENEQVLFQPASEFLPMINEVYNILVEKTKSVPGAKVENNKFCLSVHFRCVDEKSWVSLAEQVSFVLNEYPKLKLTQGRKVLEIRPTIKWDKGKALEFLLESLGYANSDNVFPIYIGDDRTDEDAFKVLRRRGHGVGILVSKIPKETDASYTLQDPTEVGQFLRHLVEWKRTSSQYHKL